One genomic segment of Sminthopsis crassicaudata isolate SCR6 chromosome 2, ASM4859323v1, whole genome shotgun sequence includes these proteins:
- the FAM136A gene encoding protein FAM136A: MAESQQLRVQEAVDTMVKGLERENIRKMQGTMFRCSASCCEDTQASMQQVHQCIERCHAPLAQAQALVTSELEKFQDRLARCTMHCNDKAKDLMDAGSKEQQVKRQLESCVTKCVDDHMHLIPTMTKKMKDSLASIAK, encoded by the exons ATGGCGGAGTCGCAGCAGCTGCGGGTGCAGGAAGCGGTGGACACCATGGTGAAAGGGCTGGAGCGGGAGAATATCCGCAAGATGCAG GGTACCATGTTCCGATGCAGTGCCAGTTGCTGTGAGGATACCCAGGCCTCCATGCAGCAGGTTCATCAGTGCATTGAGCGCTGCCACGCTCCCttggcccaggcccaggccctTGTGACCAGTGAACTGGAAAAATTCCAG GACCGCCTGGCTCGATGCACCATGCACTGCAATGACAAAGCCAAAGACTTGATGGATGCTGGGAGCAAGGAGCAACAGGTGAAGAGGCAGCTAGAATCCTGTGTGACCAAATGTGTTGATGACCACATGCACCTCATCCCCACCATGactaagaagatgaaggattccCTGGCATCTATTGCAAAATAG
- the SNRPG gene encoding small nuclear ribonucleoprotein G, whose product MSKAHPPELKKFMDKKLSLKLNGGRHVQGILRGFDPFMNLVIDECVEMAPGGQQNNIGMVVIRGNSIIMLEALERV is encoded by the exons ATGAGTAAAGCACACCCGCCCGAGCTAAAAAA aTTTATGGACAAGAAACTATCAt tgaaatTAAATGGTGGAAGGCACGTTCAAGGAATATTACGGGGATTTGATCCATTTATGAATCTTGTGATTGATGAATGTGTAGAAATGGCACCAGGTGGGCAACAGAACAATATTGGAATGGTG gtAATCCGAGGAAACAGTATCATTATGTTAGAAGCCTTGGAACGAGTATAA